A stretch of DNA from Thiothrix subterranea:
CCGCATTCCAGCGCGGCGGATCTGGCTCCGGCAGCAATATCCGCCTGCCGCATGGCAATCAATGCGGCTGCTTCGCGCTCCGAATGCGCAATCTGGCTCAGCGGCAACGCATCCAAATTCAGCCCCTGACGGCTCAGCATGTCTTGCAAAAAACGCTGTGAACCCGCCCCGCTTTGCCGCCCCGCCCAGCGCAACGCTTGCCGGAAAATCTGTTCCGGGTCATTTCCCACCCGCGCATACACCTCCGGGTGCAGCATCAACCCCTGTTCGCGGCGAAACAGATGCACCAACACCCACTGGTTTGCCTGCCGGTACTGTTGCAACAGCGCGGGGTGGCGCAAGTGGCTTTCCTCACTCGGCCCCCAGTGCAAACAACAGGCATCGGCACGGCGCATTTGCAGCAATTTCAACCCTGTGCCTGTCCCCGTCGGGAAATAGCTCACCAACCCGTGGGGCGCAATCGCGTTGGTGTATTGCAGCACGGCGCGGTAAAACAGCGGGTCATCGCTGCCGACAATCGCCAGTCGATCCGACAGTAAGCCGTTGTACGCCGATTCCGTAATCCAGCGGTCAATCAGGTTGCGTGGAAACAGCCATTTGCCGGTAACTTTGGTGGCAGGAATCTGGTTATCCTTGACCAGTTCATACACTTTTTTCTCATTGAGGTGCAGGTACTCGGCAACTTGTTTCACCGACAAATAGCTGTCGTGATTCATGGCACATCCTTAGGCGGGCGGGGCGCAGGAATGGCATCCAACAGCAACCGTTCCGCGCCGTGGTATACCTGAAAATGTTGCCCCTTGGCGCGAGCAATCAGCAACACCCCTACCTTACGCGCCATTTCCAGCCCCATTTGAGTCACGCCGGAACGCGATAACAGAATCGGAATGCCCATTTGTGCCACTTTGATCACCATTTCGGAGGTCAGCCGCCCGGTGGTGTAAAACAGCTTGTCCGGGCCGTCAATAGCATTCAGCCACATGTGTCCGGCAATGGTATCCACCGCATTGTGCCGCCCGACATCTTCCACAAAACTGAGAATTTGCGTCCCCGCACACAGCGCACAGCCATGCACCGCCCCCGCACGTCGGTAGATTTCATTGTGAGCGCTCAGGGTCTGCAAGGTCGCATACAGCAGCGATTGGCGCAGGGTAACGGTAGGCAGGCGCAATTGGTCGAATTTTTCCAGCAAATTACCGAATACCGTGCCTTGTCCGCAGCCGGTCGTAACGGTTTTGCGGCTCAGTTTTTCATCCAGTCCCGCAATGCCCTGATGGGTGGTGACGGCTACCGATTCGGTTTCCCAGTCCACCTGAATCGCTTTAATGTGGCGAATATCGCTGATCAGGTTCTGGTTGCGTAACCAGCCCAACACCAGCAATTCCGGCTGGCTGCCCATCGTCATTAGGGTGAGGATTTCGCGCTTATCGAGGTAAATGGTCAGCGGGTGTTCGGCAGAAATATAGCCGTCACGCGCCTGCCCGTATTCGTCCAAGGCTGTCACCGATACGGTAGTTTCGCGGGTGGCGGCGCTGAGAAACAGCGAGGGGTGGTTGGTCATGGATGTCTCCTGTGGCAATGCTAAGGTTTCAGGTAGCAAGAAGCGTACCGACGTTGTTCGCCACTTACAGCACGAAAATAGACCCAACAAACGGTCAGATTGTCGCAACCTGTTTGGACACAATAGACAAAATGACCCAACCTTTCCCCATTGCGCGGCGGCAACACTGAGGTAAACCGCCATTCAAACACTGGCACACAACTTGCTGTATAACCACACCACCCGGAGGAACACCGTGAGTACACACCCCCCTGAAACGTTGCCGCAGTCATTGCCGATTGCCGCGATTTTGGAAAAACGCCCGTCCATAAGCCGCTGGGCTGATGCCTATTGGACTGCCACTGGCGTGATTGTCGGCGAGCGCTCTGAACCCAACGCCACCTTGCTGCATACCAGCAACGGTATTGCGCAATACCTCTACCCCGGCTTGACGGCGCGGCTGCATTTGGATGAATGCGAAAGCTATTACCACAACCTCAAAGCCCCGTACCCCAGCGGCTACATTGTGGCAAGCCTCGCCGCCGACGGCACCCCCACGCCGTACCATTTCACCCTAAGCTTTGACGAAGCCAATTCGTATTTGCAAGGCAGTGCGCAAGTGTACCCCGTGCCGCTCCCGCCCGAACTCTATGGCTGGGTAGAAGCCTACGTGCTGGAACATTACGCCCCCGAACTGCGTAAAAAGCGCCGCCTCACCGACATTAATGACAAAGGGCATTGATTTATGAGTGATGAAACTTTTTTCACCCGCTGGGCGCGTCTGAAGCGGGAACGCCCCGAACTCGCTCCCGTTGCTGAACCGAATACTGCCGCCGAACCTGCTATGCCACCTGATGTGGAGGCAATATCCGCCCCCGCCGCGCCCGCGCCTGAACTGACCGATGCGGATATGCCATCACTGGCAAGCCTCGGCTTCGATTCGGATTACAGCGGTTTCTTTTCCGCCAAGGTCAGCAGCGAATTGCGCAAAAGTGCCCTACGCA
This window harbors:
- a CDS encoding helix-turn-helix transcriptional regulator, whose amino-acid sequence is MNHDSYLSVKQVAEYLHLNEKKVYELVKDNQIPATKVTGKWLFPRNLIDRWITESAYNGLLSDRLAIVGSDDPLFYRAVLQYTNAIAPHGLVSYFPTGTGTGLKLLQMRRADACCLHWGPSEESHLRHPALLQQYRQANQWVLVHLFRREQGLMLHPEVYARVGNDPEQIFRQALRWAGRQSGAGSQRFLQDMLSRQGLNLDALPLSQIAHSEREAAALIAMRQADIAAGARSAALECGLAFIPFGWEAFDIALPRNIWFRHLFQNLLKCLRADSCQKAALVYQGYDLEQSGELRWGGD
- a CDS encoding formate dehydrogenase accessory sulfurtransferase FdhD encodes the protein MTNHPSLFLSAATRETTVSVTALDEYGQARDGYISAEHPLTIYLDKREILTLMTMGSQPELLVLGWLRNQNLISDIRHIKAIQVDWETESVAVTTHQGIAGLDEKLSRKTVTTGCGQGTVFGNLLEKFDQLRLPTVTLRQSLLYATLQTLSAHNEIYRRAGAVHGCALCAGTQILSFVEDVGRHNAVDTIAGHMWLNAIDGPDKLFYTTGRLTSEMVIKVAQMGIPILLSRSGVTQMGLEMARKVGVLLIARAKGQHFQVYHGAERLLLDAIPAPRPPKDVP
- a CDS encoding DUF3305 domain-containing protein yields the protein MSTHPPETLPQSLPIAAILEKRPSISRWADAYWTATGVIVGERSEPNATLLHTSNGIAQYLYPGLTARLHLDECESYYHNLKAPYPSGYIVASLAADGTPTPYHFTLSFDEANSYLQGSAQVYPVPLPPELYGWVEAYVLEHYAPELRKKRRLTDINDKGH